A region from the Pogoniulus pusillus isolate bPogPus1 chromosome 13, bPogPus1.pri, whole genome shotgun sequence genome encodes:
- the RMI2 gene encoding recQ-mediated genome instability protein 2: MAGAAPGPPVKVLAAQLRAAIRGADGSWSLGRAEGGRAPLCLRTVWMQGTVLEVELGGAGGGSARLQDCSGSFTVLGVAEVPKGRPCLSAGKYVMVMGVVRSCSPEPILRAIKMTDLSENPVHKSMWNLEVEDLHRVIP, from the exons ATGGCCGGGGCCGCGCCGGGGCCACCGGTGAAAGTGCTGGCCGCCCAGCTGCGGGCGGCGATCCGTGGCGCCGACGGGAGCTGGAGTTTGGGCCGGGCGGAGGGGGGCCGGGCGCCGCTGTGCTTGAGGACCGTCTGGATGCAAGGAACCGTGCTGGAGGTGGAGCTCGGCGGCGCAGGCGGCGGTTCGGCCCGGCTGCAAGACTGCAGCGGTTCCTTCACCgtgctgggggtggcagaggtGCCCAAAGGGCGGCCATGCCTCAGCGCAG GGAAGTATGTAATGGTGATGGGTGTGGTGCGATCCTGCAGTCCTGAGCCTATTCTTCGAGCAATAAAGATGACAGATCTTTCTGAAAACCCAGTGCATAAGAGTATGTGGAACCTTGAAGTGGAGGATTTGCACAGagtcattccatga